The Acinonyx jubatus isolate Ajub_Pintada_27869175 chromosome A2, VMU_Ajub_asm_v1.0, whole genome shotgun sequence genomic sequence ACTCTGCCTTTctcaagtatctgtcaatgggctgcaggttaaatggaaatttaattttatctacagttcctttgcctttgtttcccacatcatgtctagatcatttccaaataagataaaattctgAGGCACTGATTACTGAACATACGTTCAGCTACTTTTGGCTTCTTATTAAAGGAACTAAAGCTATTTAAGTTCATTGGTAAACAGGTGTGCCACACTGAAAAATTTACTGTAAGGATGAATATACTTCTAGAAATCGTGAAATTCATAGAATAGCCAATTTACAGAATGCCTGTGGAACAGGCAATCCGTAATTGTTTCTTAGTTTTTACTAGAAATAAAGGTTTCCAAGGATTAAGAATTCTAGTCAATACATGCccttaaaacaaatagaaataacaagGTTAAAAGGAAACAACAGTGTATTAAAAGTGGGCTAAGAAAAAACACAATGTATTTCTTTGgataaggaaaaatatgaagaacatgtcttttgttaaagaaaaaaaaagtgcaactgTGTCCTCAAGTAAAAGGACTGGTTGTTCCAGAATAAGAGATAAAAGCTGAGTGGACAGAAAGTTGTGAAAAAGGATTCTTGGTTTTCTGTGTGGGCAAGCTGGCTAAGGCTGGCAAGACTTTTCATTTTTGAAGCATGAGTCTTAATATCAAAAGTGGTGCCTATCAAAGGGAACGTggctaacaaaacaaaacccacagccCTCCCTCCCGGAAGCAGCGCAGCTTCGTAACACAGAAAGCGCCCACGAGACAGTCGCCTCCGATCTCTGCGCCCTCCCAGGTTGGGACTCTCGCGCGGGCGCGGACCGGTGACGTCAcacgggggcggggaggggcggatGGACTCTACCATCGGCGGGATTCCCCCCCTACCTGGCGCGGCCCAAGGCCCGGGCGAGGCCAGCTGCCGACTCACCTTTCCATCGTTGTGAAAAGGGAGGCCGAGCTCGTCGGTGGTGGGCTGGGGGCGAGCGCAGCCTGTGTCCTCGGCCGCTCCGGCGGCGAACACCGCCGAGGCCGCGGCCTCGTAGTCCGGGAAGGGGTTGGTGAACGCCCGCTCCTCCATCTCCGCTTCCCCGCCCAGATGGAACTTCAGTCTCTTTGACATGGTCTCGCCCATCTCCGCCGCGCGCCCGGTGCCCCACCACTGGGGCCGCGCGGCACGGCGTGCGGGCGGGGACAAACCTCCTGCCGAGGCGCTTCGCTTCGAGCCACGCTCTGGGAGCCGGGAGTGCTCGCGCCGCCGCCTCTCCCCGGGACCTAGCGCGGCGGAAGGCGAGGGCTTTCTTTACGAAGGCCGCCAGCTGCGAGCACCGGCGGGGCTTCGGGGCGGGCTGGAGCCTCTCCGAGGGGCCTGCCTCGGAGCGGGTGGCTGGCACATCTGGCGGCAGCCGGTGTGCTCCACGTGGTGCCCCCGCCCCGCCTGGACGCCGACCGGGCCGCCGAGCCCCGGCGGCGCGGGCTCCGGTGAAAGTTGCCCGGCGGGGAGCACTAAAGCCGGGCCCTCCGCTGCTCCGGGCGGCCGAGTCCGCTCACGTCTGACCGCGCGGTCTCTTCGCCGCCGCCGTCCGCTCCCAGCCCGCGGCCCGCACAGCCGGTCTGAGGAGAAGCTCGCGGCAGAGGCCGGAGTCCCCGGGCTCTCTGGAAGCGCTCCCGGGATCGCCGCTCCGGCTCCTCTTCTGCGGCCGAGCCCGTCTCACGATTTTCTAGAGAAAGCCGAACGGCCGCGCGGGGTACTTTCCCGCAGGAAAAACCTTGTAGAGAATAATTCGCTGTCATTCAAGGTGTGTGCGGGTTGCAGAACAGGGAAGGCATGTCCCTGGACGCGCCATCATCAATCTGCATTTTCACCAGCCGAGCGGTGCCTCTGGTGTCCTCGGCCCCTGGTGCGCCAGCCAGCCTCGCGAGCAGCAGCAGCTCTTTgatattaagggggaaaaaactgttccaaagaaaagaattttaaaacagccTAAAACACTGCAAGGATAGTgtctcccaggggcagggggggaaACAGTCCCTCCTATTCATCACAGTTGGGAGGGGGGTGTCTGGAGGAGGAGCcacaggccttttttttttttttttccttttcacgtTTTATTTCAGTCCCACTGTTTTGAATAAACATATCTTTGGTAACAAGAAGTAATGTGGAAGCATACTTAATCATCTAAATATTTAATTGGCCCGAAAGATTCCTCCAATATTGCCCAGGAACAGAATATAATAAAAGGACACAAGCGAATATATGTTGCCTTTATATAATCCAAATATGATTAAAAACAGTCTGTTGGTTCTCATTGTTCTTGTTACTTTCATTATTTGGGACCATATAGATCTAATAATTTCTCCTTGAAGAAAATATCTTATTTCagtcctcccccccgcccccccgcattTAAACATTGATTGAATGCCAGATGATGCTAGGTGATgacagatattaaaaagatactTTCTGCCCTTCCAGCTCCAAGTTAGTGGGTGAGaaggtaagaattttttttttttttcttttctggaaccAAGCAGTATGCTTACGCTTTAGTATAACGAAAAGTGACATAGAGGAAAACACAGTACCCTACAGTAAAGGACCAGTCCTCCTGCCTCTGTGGCCTGGCTTCTCACTACTGACTACTATTGTCTCCCCCAGCTGCACAGGATTGTACATGTGAAACACCCCCTACTGATAGGATGTCCATGGGCGGCGATGACATGTaggaggaaataattttaaagggaTTAGTCAGCATAACTATCCTCAGAGTTCAAGAAAACAACTGGTATGAAAGTATGACTGTACAGCTGCATCCTTTGAGGGACTCTTCCCCTTTCTGCTTCGTCTCTGTCCTGGGGTCCCACCCTCAGCAGAAGAAATTTTCTTACTGCTCCCATACTTTCATGCCTTCCCTTGAAGGAAATTTAATCCCCTAACCACTGATGCTCATCCTTCTCCCACCTCAGAGGAGGCTTCACTAGACAAAATAGCATCTTCACTAGACAGATGTTCACCAAAGCCTGGGTTGTTTAGACTAGGACATCACAGGCAGGTGTTGCCGAAACAGCCACTGCAGGCTTTGCGCTGTTAATTAAATCTGGTGaccttgctgtctctctcccacctGCTATGAGGTGAAGGTAGTTTTTCTCCTTCTTAAAAGCTGGTGGGAACCTGTGAACAATTGTTGCCAAGGACACAAACGTATCTGAAGGACCACCAATATTTTGAAAGACTAAAAAATTTACACCCAGTTTAAGGAATTGGCATCTTTTTCTAAACGCTGTCTGACCTGCAACTTTGCTGTAAGTGGAAATTTCATTTACACTGTTTTGCAGAGAAGTAACAGTTCTTCGAGGCTTTTAAATGCAGAAGGTGTGAGTCTTCCTCCTGTAGGAGATAGGTTGCCCTGAGACGGTGAGTGGGGCTACATGATGGAAACTTCTAGATAGCGTGCATGTTggccagggggctgggggagcaggtgAAGGAGCATCTACTGAATACATGTGAAGGcctgaggttttgtttgttcgtgttttgatttattaaatacttatatttttattttatttattcttcatgtgCATGTCATATGACAGGCTTTTAGACTTGTCCATGTTCCTAAGCCCCTGAGTGAGTCCTCCAGTCCctgccagagccacccaggcctccatGATGAAGGCCTTTCCTCTGGGTGGTACAAGAGGAAGTCCCAGTAAGCAGGCCACCAAATTCCCTTCTTCTACCCTGCAAATCCCTCTTGAGATTGCCCTCCACTCTGTCCATCCATCAGGGTCTGGGTTGTTGGCTTGTTGGGGAAGAAACAGGCTAGCCCAGGGGGTACAGAGGAGGGATTTGTTTGTTACCCCCATTCTCGATACATAAGATGGTTCCTTCCAGCTGCAAGCCATATACAGACACTACATGTGCTTTATACCCCTAATTTAGGATAAATTTGATCCCTTAAGCTGGCaactggttctcaaagtatgatcAGGAATCTTTTGGGGCAGCTGTGAGgccaaaaatgttcttttttctcttttttaaaattttgagagcAATTTAACATGTTAACTTCAACCTACAACTATCTTCTAATGtcattatttgaaatataaagaaacagatcctcacagaactaaaataattcacaagccatgaggttgtttttcctttttaaaaaaatttaaacaactttGTACCATGATGTAGCAAATAGGTAAATGTCATGAATAGGAAAGCTGCAGTTTGCAATATACCCCTGGGAGGGTATTAGACCAGGGCAGGTGCATTGCACAGAACTGGTGGTGGCCCCTGTAGCATAAAGAACACAGTCGATAacataataactttgtatggccagagatggtaactatacttatcatggtgagcattgcATAACGTATACAtggtcaaatcactatgttgtgcacctgcaACCAATGTAACGTGTGTCAGctatacttaaataataaaaactaaaaaaaacacacacacaaaaaaaacccaaaaaccaattAGGTAACATCATGAAACATTGGTTTTCAGTCTCAAAACTATCCATTTAAATGTCTTATCTCTTCCTGATTAGAGGTCTCATATTGTCCCCAGTTTCTTCGTTGTGTTTTGTGTGCAGTACCTCACAGGATGGGAAATTCGTGGACCACCAACAATGGCAGTACCCATTGGGCTTGTCTTTCTGGATGTGAAGGTGTGCGGTGGCTTTGCTGCGATGATCTTGAACATAAAATCTTTTGTAAACTAGGTAAACCATGGCAGCTGTCTGAGCAGCAACGGGGACTGCTGAAACCCATCCAGCTGGTACTCTGCGAGTCAGACTCATCGCTTGCGAGGTGTGTGACCGGACACTGAGCGCCCTGAGCACTTAGGTAGACAGTGGAGTCCAGCAAGAAGAACTCTCTtctattatttgcctttttcactacCATTTTCTCCTGAGTGTACAATGGGGTTTTCTAGAGGCAACGTGATATAAGATGTCATAGCAGATTTAATAGAGAAGCAAGTATGAGAGTTCAGTTAATCTCTCTCAGTCAGGTGtaaagaaatttgtaaaaatgtaaaatgaggcCACTTCCATCGtgtatattattttggttttgaaagtAGTTAcctttcataaaaatatgttgcCTACATTAACCTATAGTATGTCATTTATTATGTTGCCAAactaataaagaattaaaaatgttcagGATTAATTTCTAAATTGGTACCTATTAATAGATATTGTCCATACAAAAATTCTTTGGgattctcaataaattttaagagtGTAAAGGGATTCTGAGaccaacaatttttttcaaatttttaaatgtttattatttatttttgagagagaaagagagagcatgagtgagagagggagacacagaatccaaagcaggtcccaggctgagctgccagcacagagcctgacatggggctcgaacccacgaacagtgagatcatggcccgagccaaagtcagacacttaaccaactgagccacccaggcaccccctgagaaCTACAGTGTATGAGCTGCTGCCTTCAGCAAGCTGTTCCATTAGGGATATTTCATTTCAGAGATACGGAAAGTTCATAGCAGTCCAACATGTAGATGAATGCTGCAAAGTGTGCCTGGCCGAGAGCACTTACATCACCCGCTAAtgtttcctgtttcctgttgtctttttttactAGGCCTCCCTGTGACAGCTCCCATATGTTGACATCATCCATATACTTTCTTGCTTTGTGGGACTCAATTTATGACTGAAAGGTGATGATCAAAGAAAGGCTAGGCATCTCTTCAAACATGCCAAAGGAGAGTTAGAAGATGCCCGAATGTTGTGCCTAGTCATGGATATTTCAAGAGATTTAAGGCTTCTGCTGGAATTCAGAATGTAAGTGGGATGCTATGTTTACACTTTTTATGCTTATCGTTGTAGAATCCAAAAGCATTTTTGATTTTTACCAAGTTTGGGTTCTGTAGGCATTCCCGGGAAGAAAAGATGGCACATTGGAGAGcatcttttgctgtttttgtCCCTGTGACAGCTGTCAGCGTGGGGTATCTGTGGCACGGCCCCTGGTGGCCAAGCACAGGGCCACTGTTCTCCTCAGACTTGGTGGGGACTGTTGAAAACGTTCTTACCAGAGGAGGGCGTGGTCATCCTCGGAAATCTCTGAGTCAAAACAGACAGTTCCATACTCTTCCATACTCCTTTCCTCGGTAGGATCAAAATCTATCATGACTGTCCAAAATATCTAGTTTGGTTTCTAGGCTTAGGAACCTAAGCCCTAAGGGCTTAACTTGTTCCAGACTAAGGGATAGACAGCAAGACAAAAAGGAACCCAGAAATTGGTTAGATCACAGGGAAGGTTAGGAAGGAGCAAGAAGCATCGCTGAGGAATCACTGCAGAACTCAGTCTGGGCACCACACCTCACACAGGCTCCTGAGGAACATGAGGTCAAGACCTAAGGTGGAAGCAGGAGCTGAACTTAAAACACTGTgcttatgggggcacctgggtggctcagtcggttaagcatctgacttcagctcaggtcatgatctcactcacttcctgtgagtttgagccccgcatcgggctctgtgctggcagctcagagcttggagcctgcttcagattctgtgtctccctctctctctgccccacccctgctcgtgctctgtctctgtctctctcaaaaataactacacattaaaaaaattaaaacaacaacagcaacaccaACACTGTGCTTATGAAAAGCTAGTAACTGGACTTCATATGGGAGATTTAGACCCAAGGTTGTGGTAACATTGCCGTCTCCACCCTAGTCTCTTGTTGAAACCATTCCTCAGCTGTGCTTCTGGAACCTGGCCTTAGGAGAAAGGCCACACTGAGAGCAGCATGCTCAGGGACAAGCTCATCTTGAGCACCCCAGAATATAAGAGACATAGGTATTTACTCAGGAAATTAAAGGTACAGCAGGGATCTCACTGCTGGGGTTCAGATATCTCTGAGAAGGTCTGGGGACTTGTGGGCAGCCCCCAAACCAGGCTATTTACAAGAGTTGGTCTTCTCTTTATGTCCTGGGAGCCTGATATAACCATCTGGCCCAGGAACAAAGCCTCAGTTGTGTGCAGGCATGGTGTGATTCTGAGAACAATGTGGGATTGGAGCTTGTCCTCAGCTCAACCTGCGATGGGTggtaggaaaagagaaaggcacaCGGAAGGAAAGATGGGTTTTGTGGAGCCTGTGCATTTCCCCCTTCTTACTACAGACCAGGCACAGCCTGTCAGACAGCAGAGAAAGTGCAAAATAGAGGCAGCACCCAGGGAGCAGAATTATTCATAAACATAGGAGATGTACCATGAAGACTCCCATATGTTCCGGTGGGGATCAATGAGCCAGTGACCTATTCATGTGACCTTATTCATAAGCTAGGGGGATCTGCCCCATGGTACTCAGAGCAATTGCAGAGATAAggtctttctggaaaaaaatatggtattttttgGAAATGAGTAAACTATAAGATATCTTCTATACTCAGATGGCTGCTCTGCCTCCATCTAGTTGATTATTTCCTGAGCTCTTCTCCATGCAAGAAACAGGCCTCTCCTGATTGCAAGCTGAACTTCATTTAGGACAGTGTCCCCCCattaaccccccaccccccactacccttaattttgaagaaagaatTGACTGACTAGTTAACTCTGACTTCCTAAGCAAATAATGACATGGAAAGATTCCCCTCCTACCCTATGCattgtacgattccatttatttgaactGCCCAGAATAGACtaatctataaagacagaaaatagactaGTGGTTGTGTGGGGTTTAGGAGAATGGAGATTGGGAAGTGATGATTAGGAGGTATGAGGTTTCTTTGTGTGGtgttgaaaatgttctaaaattggttgTGGTGATAGTTGCAAAACTTTGTGATATACTAAATCCCAGCAAATTGTAATTATATGATAAATGAATtgcatctcaataaag encodes the following:
- the LOC128314832 gene encoding uncharacterized protein LOC128314832, whose protein sequence is MVSPISAARPVPHHWGRAARRAGGDKPPAEALRFEPRSGSRECSRRRLSPGPSAAEGEGFLYEGRQLRAPAGLRGGLEPLRGACLGAGGWHIWRQPVCSTWCPRPAWTPTGPPSPGGAGSGESCPAGSTKAGPSAAPGGRVRSRLTARSLRRRRPLPARGPHSRSEEKLAAEAGVPGLSGSAPGIAAPAPLLRPSPSHDFLEKAERPRGVLSRRKNLVENNSLSFKVNHGSCLSSNGDC